In the genome of Pseudomonas lalucatii, the window TACTTCGACCAGCTGCACGACTGGGCCGTCGCGCTGATCGAGGCGGGCAAGGCCTACGTCTGCGACCTGTCGCCGGAGCAGGCTCGCGAGTACCGCGGCAACCTCACCGAGCCGGGCAAGAACAGCCCGTTCCGCGAGCGTAGCGTGGAGGAGAACCTCGACCTGTTCGCCCGCATGAAGGCCGGCGAGTTCCCCGACGGCGCCCGCGCCCTGCGCGCGAAGATCGACATGGCCTCGCCGAACATGAACCTGCGCGACCCGATCCTCTACCGCATTCGCCACGCCCATCACCACCAGACCGGCGACAAGTGGTGCATCTACCCCAGCTACGACTTCACCCATGGCCAGTCGGACGCCATCGAGGGCATCACCCATTCGATCTGCACCCTGGAGTTCGAGGACCATCGTCCGCTGTACGAGTGGTTCCTGGCCAACCTGCCGGTGCCGGCGCAGCCGCGCCAGTACGAGTTCGCCCGCCTCAACCTGAACTACACCATCACCAGCAAGCGCAAGCTCAAGCAGCTGGTCGATGAGCAGCATGTCGAGGGCTGGGACGATCCGCGCATGTCGACCCTGTCCGGCTACCGCCGCCGCGGCTACACCCCGGCCTCGATCCGCACCTTCTGCGACATGATCGGCGTCAACCGCGCCGGCGGCGTGGTGGACATCGGCATGCTCGAGTTCGCCATCCGCGAGGACCTCGACGCCAATGCCGCCCGCGCCATGTGCGTGCTCAAGCCGCTCAAGGTGGTGATCAGCAACTACCCCGAGGGCCAGGTGGAAAACCTCGAGCTGCCCCGCCATCCCAAGCAGGACATGGGCGTGCGCGTGCTGCCGTTCAGCCGCGAGCTCTACATCGACGCCAGCGACTTCGAGGAAGTCCCGCCGGCCGGCTTCAAGCGCCTGGTGCCGGGCGGCGAAGTACGCCTGCGCGGCAGCTACGTGATCCGCGCCGACGAGGCGATCAAGGATGCCGACGGCAATATCGTCGAACTGCGCTGCAGCTACGACGAGAACACCCTGGGCAAGAACCCCGAGGGCCGCAAGGTCAAGGGCGTGATCCACTGGGTGCCGGCCGCCGAGAGCGTCGAGTGCGAAGTGCGCCTGTACGACCGGTTGTTCCGTTCGGCCAATCCGGAGAAGGTGGAGGAGGGCGCCAGCTTCCTCGACAACATCAATCCAGAATCGTTGACTGTGCTCAAGGGCTGCCGCGCCGAGCCGTCGCTGGCCCAGGCGCAGCCCGAAGAGCGCTTCCAGTTCGAGCGCGAGGGCTATTTCTGCGCCGACCTCAAGGACAGCCAGCCGGGCGCCCCGGTGTTCAACCGCACCGTGACCCTGCGCGACTCCTGGGGAGGCCAATAATGGCGCTGTCGATCTACAACACCCTGAGCAAGACCAAGGACGTCTTCAAGCCGCTGGTGGACAACCAGGTGCGCATGTACGTGTGCGGCATGACCGTCTACGACTTCTGCCACATCGGCCATGCGCGGGTGATGGTGGCCTTCGACGTGATCGCCCGCTGGCTGCGCCATAGCGGCTATCAGCTCAACTACGTGCGCAACATCACCGACATCGACGACAAGATCATCAAGCGTGCCCAGGAAAACGGCGAGCCGTTCGAGGCCCTGGTCGAGCGCATGATCGCCGCCATGCACGAGGACGAAGCCCGCCTGGCGGTGCTGCGTCCGGACCAGGAGCCCCGCGCCACCGGCCATATCGCCGGCATGCACCAGATGATCCAGACCCTGATCGACAAGGGCTTCGCCTACGCCCCGGGCAACGGCGACGTCTACTACCGGGTCGGCAAGTTCGTCGGCTACGGCAAGCTGTCGAGGAAGAAGATCGAGGACCTGCGGGTCGGCGCCCGTATCGAGGTCGACGAGTCCAAGCAAGACCCGCTGGACTTCGTCCTGTGGAAGGGCGCCAAGCCCGGCGAGCCGAGCTGGGATTCGCCCTGGGGCAAGGGCCGGCCGGGCTGGCACATCGAGTGCTCGGTGATGTCCACCTGCTGCCTGGGCGAGACCTTCGACATCCACGGCGGCGGCCCGGACCTGGTGTTCCCCCACCACGAGAACGAGATCGCGCAGAGCGAGGCGGCCACCGGCAAGCTCTACGCCAAGGCCTGGATGCACGCCGGCGCGGTGCGGGTGGACGGCGAGAAGATGTCCAAGAGCCTGGGCAACTTCTTCACCATCCGCGAGGTGCTGGAAAAGTACCACCCCGAGGTGGTGCGCTACCTGCTGGTCGCCAGCCACTACCGCAGCCCGATCAACTATTCCGAGGACAGCCTCAAGGAAGCCAAGGGCGCCCTGGAGCGTTTCTACCATGCCCTGCGCGGCCTGCCCGAGGTGGCGCCGGTCGGCGGCGAGGCCTTCGCCCTGCGCTTCAGTGCGGCCATGGACGACGACTTCAACTCCCCGGAAGCCTGCGCCGTGCTGTTCGAGATGGCGCGCGAGGTCAACCGCCTGCGCGACGCCGACCTGCCGGCCGCCGCCGGCCTGGCCGCGCGCCTGAAGCAACTGGCCGGGCTGCTCGGCGTGCTGCAACTGGAGGCGGACGCCTTCCTCCAGGCCGGCGCCGGAGGCAAGGTGGACGCCGCCGAGGTGGAAGCCCTGATCGCCGCCCGCCTGCAGGCCCGCGCCGAGAAGAACTGGGGCGAGTCCGACCGCATCCGCGACCAGCTCGGCGCCATGGGCGTGGTGCTGGAGGACGGCAAGGGCGGCACGACCTGGCGCCTGGCCGAGTAGGCCGAGCCCCCGCCAGCAACGAGGCCGCCGGAACGCGGCCTTTTTGTTGGTCGTTCTTCGGCCGTTGCCGGTAGCGGGGGCGGGGCCGACGGTCCCGGTTCCTGCAATGGCAACACATGGTTCAACGGCCTATACGGCCTATCGAGTGGAACACGGCGAATGTTGTCAGCTGTCAGGCGTTACAAGGTGCTGGTCTCCGACGCCCTGGTGCGCTGCTTTCCCCGCACCACGGCGTACCTGCGCGGCGAGAGCGCCGCAGGCCCGGGCGCACCAGGAGCCAAGGGGCCGGCGCGGCCGAAGCAGGGCGGTGCCGGCAAGGTGCAAGGCGCCGCTGCGCGCAAGCCCGCCAAACCCCGCGGCACGTCGAAGAAGGCGCCCACTGCAGGGATCTATGGCCGCGCCGGGATGAAGGTCGAGGAGCATCAGGTCCAGGCGATGCGCGAGAAAGTGGCCCAGGCCGTGGCCGCGGGGCTGATCGGTCCGCCGTCGGACGAGCAATGGGCGATGATCCTCAGCGATCGTCCCCTGACCCGGATCTTTGCCGGGGCGGGCTCGGGGAAGTCCACGACGCTGGTGCTGCGGGTGGTGTTCATGCTGGCGCACCTGGGGATCGACCCGGCTCGCCTGACGGTGATCTCCTTTACCAATGCATCCTGCGCCGAGTTGCGCGCGCAATTGCGCCGGGTGCTGCGGGTCTGGCAGTACCCCTTCGATGACGCGGCGGCGCGGCGCTGCGTGCGTACCTTCCATTCGGCCATGGCCGCGCTGGCCAGGGAGGTGCTGGGCACGCCGCTCTGGTTCGAACAGCTGGACGACAAGGGGGCGGCGCAGGAGCCGGACAACCCGCTGGCGGCGTCGCGGCTGCGGCCGGCCCAGCGGCGCCTGCTGCAGCAGGCCTATCAGCGCTGCTACGACGAGGAGGCGCAGTTCCGGCTGCGGGTGCATGCCTTGCTCGGTCTGCCGGAGCCGGTGCCGGGCGCCCCGGTGGCGAAGGCGCCGCTGGACGGCTACAGGCTGGATGGCGAGTTCACCCCCGTGCCGCTGTTCGAGGCCTTCTACGCCCAGGCCGGATTCATGCAGAGCATCGCTATAGAGCTGGACCGGATGCGTCCCGAGACGCTGGCTGGCACGGGCCGCGAACGCCTGTTCGTCGAGGCCCTGCTGCAGTTCTGGCGCGTCTTCGAGGCCTGCCTGGCCGAGCGAGGGCTGATGACCTTCGATGGCGCCTTCCTGCGCCTGACCCGGATGTTCGAGGCGGGCGGCACTGCCACCTCCAGCGCGCCGCTGGCCCCGCTCGGCCATCTGCTGATCGATGAGTTCCAGGATATTTCGCCGCAGATCGTCCGATGGCTGCGCGCCGTGCACGGCAACCTGGCGCGCCAGGGCGAGGCGGTGAGCCTGATGGCGATCGGCGACGACTGGCAGTCCATCTACGGCTGGCGGGGCAGCTCCCCCGAGCTGTTCATGGAATTCGACCGCCACTTCCCGAGCCGCGGCCGGGCGAATCGCAGCCAGGTATTGCTGCTGGCCACCAACTACCGGTCGGTCGCGCCGGTGCTGCGCGATGCGGAACTGGTGCTCGATGCCGTCGCGGTCAAGCAGGCCAAGTCGAGCATGGCCTTCCGGGCCGTGCGTCCCGGCGATCACGGCGTCAGGTTGCAGACGGGCTTCGACATCAAGCAGCACCTGCCCAGGCTGCTGCGGGAGATCGAGGCGCAGTGCGCCGCGGTGGCCAGCCGCGGCACGGCCGAGCGCACCGCGGTGCTGGTGTTGAGCCGGCGCAACGAGCCGCTACGCGCGATCAAGGCCGCGCTGGACAGCCACCTGTCGGTCAAGGCCTACAGTATCCACCGGGCCAAGGGCTTGCAGGCCGAGGTGGCGATCATCGTCGACGACTGCGCCGCGCCGCAGACGCACCCTCTGCGCAATGCGCTCTATGCCTATTCGGGGTTGTTCCGCAACAGCTACGACCAGGCCATGCAGGACGAGAGTCTGCGCCTGGCCTATGTGGCTATTACCCGCGGGGTGAGCCGGGTCGTCTGGTTCACGCGCAGGCCCCAGGGCGCGACGCAGCTGTTGGCGAGCAGGGCCGGCCGGCAGGGGCGCGAGGCCTGCTGAGGCCGCGTGGCTAGGGTTTCAGGCCCTGCGCGCGCAGGCGCTTGTACAGGGTATTGCGGCTGACACCGAGGCGCCGGGCCAGGTGCGAGATGTTGCCGGCGCAGGCCTGGTACTGGCTGGCCAGGTCATGGTCGCCGGCGCCGTCCGCCGGGCCGTGCCGAGGGCGGACGACACCTGGTTCGGGGCGTCCGGCCAGGTCGGCGAAGAAATCGTCGGGCAGGTGCTCGGCCCGGATCGGCTGGTCCTCGGCCATGGCCAGGGCAACCTGCAGCACGCTGCCGAGCTGGCGCAGGTTGCCGGGCCAGGGGTGGCGCTCGAACAGCTCCAGCACCTCGCGACTCAGTCCCGCCCCTTGCCCGACCTCGCGATGCTGATCCCACAGGCGCTGGAACAGGGCCTGCTTGTCGCTGCGTTCGCGCAGCGGCGGCAGTTCCAGGTTGAGGCCGCTGATGCGGTAGTAGAGGTCCTGGCGGAACAGGCCGCCGTCGACGTCCTGGCGCAGCGGGCGGTTGGTGGCGGAGATCAGGCGGATATCCACCGGGTACAGCTCGCTGCTGCCCAGGGGCTGCACACAGCGCTCCTGCAGCACCCGCAGCAGGCGGGCCTGCACCCGTAGCGGCATGTCGCCGATCTCGTCGAGGAACAGCGTGCCCTTGTGGGCCTTGCGGATCAGGCCGATGCTGCCTTTCTGACTGGCACCGGTGAACGCCCCCTTCTCGTAGCCGAACAGTTCGGACTCCACCAATTCGGCGGGGATGGCCGCACAATTGACCGCGATCAACGCCTGGCCGGCACGGGAGCTGGCCTGGTGCAGGGCCTTGACGAAGACTTCCTTGCCGACCCCGGTCTCGCCGTGGACGAGTATCGGGATGTCCTTCTCCAGCAGGCGCTCGGCCTGGCGCACGGCCTTGGCCACCCGCGGGTCGCCGAGGTCGATCGCCTCCAGGGTCAGCGCCTGGGCGCTATTCGCCGGGCTCGGCGGTGGTGCGGGGCGAAAGTCCCGGGCCTGGATCGCCGCCGGTTGCTGCGGGCGCTTGAGCAGGCCGTGGAAGCGATAGCGGCCGGCGGCGCGCAGGGCGAAGGGCAGGCCCTCGGGCTGGTTGAGCAGCTGGCGCAAGGGCACACCGAACAGGCTTTCCAGCGTCACCCGCGACAGGCTGATGCCCAGCAGGGTGTCGGCGCGGCGGTTGGCGGACACCACCAGGCCGGTCTCGTCGAAGATCAGTAGGCCGGCCCACTGGCTCTCCAGGTTGTTCAGCCCGGTATTGAAGATCAGCTGGAAGTAGCGGCCCTGGAACAGGTTGAGGATCAGGCGGTTCTCCACCGACTGGCTCATCATCTTGACCATGCCCAGGGTGTGGGAGGGCGGCAGGTAGCTGTCGCTGGAGACGTCCAGCACGCCGATCATCTGTCGCTGGGCGTCGAAGATCGGCGAGGCCGAACCGGTCATGAAGCGATTGGCCTTGAGGAAGTGCTCGTCGTGCTGGATATGCACGGCCTGGGTGCTGCTCAGGGCGGTGCCTATGGCGTTGGTCCCGGCATGCCGCTCCAGCCAGCGGGCGCCGGCGACGAAACCGGACGCCAGGGCCGGCTCGACGAAGCGCCGGTCGCCCCAGGACTGCAGCAGCTGGCCCTGGCTGTCGGCCAGCATGATCAGGCAGTTGGAGTTGGCGAGGATGTTCTCGTAGTAGGGCAGCACCTCCCTGTGGGTGGTCTGCACCAGGAACTGCTGCCTGTCCAGCAGGGCCGACACCTCGCCGTCCGGGGGGCGGGAAAAGTCCGGGGCGCTGTGGTGGGACAGCCCGTGCTCGCGGCAACGGGCCCAGGAGTCCTGGATGATGGTCGCGTGGGGAAGCGCTTGGGCGGCATCCTTCATAAGGTGGTCCGATCACCTGCGTGTTGTTCTTGTTCTTGTTCGGTCGGCGAGTGGATGTTCGCCGCCGTTGTTCTCGGTGCAGGATGTTGTTCGCCGCTGTTCATTGTCAACGCCCGGCGTGTTCAGTTGTTCAGGTTGAACAGTGGTCAGCGGTTCGATCGAGCCCTGGTCTGGCGGCGGTTTGTTCGATAAAAGCCTTTTTATTCAATGGCCTGCAGGAGGTGTCGGGGAGGCGGGGGAAAGTGGCACGGATGTCGCTAAGTCATGGCGAGGCGGTTCATACCGCAGGACATAACAAGAATAAGGGCACGCCATGTCGCTTACCCTCGAGCATGTCAGCCGCATCGTCGACAACCAGGTCTATATCGACGATGCCTGCCTGACCTTCGAACCCGGTTCCTTCAACGTACTGCTCGGCCGCACCCTGGCGGGCAAGACCAGCCTGATGCGCCTGATGGCGGGGCTGGACAGGCCGAGCAGCGGCCGCATCCTGATGAGCGGCGCGGATGTGACCGGCGTGCCGGTGCGCAAGCGCAACGTGTCGATGGTCTATCAGCAGTTCATCAACTACCCGACCCTTACGGTATTCGAGAACATCGCCTCGCCGCTGCGCCAAGCCGGGGTCGGCCAGGCGGAGATCGTCCAGAAGGTCGAGGAAACGGCGCGCATGCTGCATATCGAGAAGCTGCTGCAGCGTTACCCGCTGGAGCTGTCCGGCGGCCAGCAGCAGCGCACGGCCATGGCCCGGGCGCTGGTCAAGGAGGCCGACCTGGTGCTGTTCGACGAGCCGCTGGTGAACCTCGACTACAAGCTGCGCGAGGAGCTGCGCCAGGAGATGCGCGAGCTGTTCCAGGCGCGCCACACCATCGCCATCTATGCCACCACCGAGCCGAACGAGGCGCTGGCCCTGGGCGGCACCACCACGGTGCTCCACGAGGGGCGGGTGGTGCAGAGCGGCAAGACCGCCGAGGTCTACCACCGGCCGCAGCAGGTCCTGGCGGCCGAGTTGTTCTCCGAGCCGCCGATCAATCTGCTGGGTGGGCATATCAGCGCCACCGAGGTGAGCTTCGAGGAGGCCGTGCATTTCCCGCGCAACCCCGACCTGGACGAGCTGGACGAGGGTGCCTACCGCTTCGGCGTGCGCCCCAGCCATATCGGCCTGGTGCCGTCCAACGACGACGACCTGGAGCTGGCGGTGACCGTCGAGCTGGCGGAAATCAGTGGCTCGGAGACCTTCCTGCATGTGGGCAACGAACATGTCTCCCTGGTCCTGCACCTGCCCGGGGTACACGAGTACGACGTCGATACGCCGATCCTCATCTACATCCCGACCCACAAGCTGTTCGTCTTCGACAGCCGGGACCGGCTCGCGCAGGCGCCCAGCCGGCGCATGGGGAGGGGTGCCTGATGGCCGAGATACGCTTGCATAACCTGGCCCACAGCTACAGCCGCACGCCGGCGGGCCCCCAGGACTACGCGATTCGCGAGATGAACCACGTCTGGGAGCAGGGTGGGGCCTATGCCTTGCTCGGTCCCTCCGGCTGCGGCAAGTCGACCCTGCTGAACATCATCTCCGGATTGCTCAGCCCCTCGGAGGGGCAGGTGCTGTTCGATGCCAAGGAGGTCAACCGGCTGCCCCCGGAGCAGCGCAACATCGCCCAGGTTTTCCAGTTTCCGGTGGTCTACGACACCATGACGGTGTTCGACAACCTGGCTTTCCCGCTGCGCAACCAGGGCCTGGCCGAAGCCAAGGTGCTGAGCAAGGTGCATGAGATCGCCGAGGTGCTCGACCTGCACCCGCTGCTGCACAAGAAGGCGCGCAACCTGACCGCAGACGAGAAGCAGAAGGTCTCCATGGGCCGCGGCCTGGTGCGCGACGATGTGTCGGCGATCCTCTTCGACGAGCCGCTGACGGTGATCGACCCCCACCTGAAGTGGAAGCTGCGGCGCAAGCTCAAGCAGATCCACGAGCAGTTCAACATCACCATGGTCTATGTCACCCACGACCAGCTGGAGGCCTCGACCTTCGCCGACAAGATCGCGGTGATGTACGGCGGCCAGATCGTCCAGTTCGGCACGCCGCGGGAGCTGTTCGAACGCCCCAGCCACACCTTCGTCGGCTATTTCATCGGCAGCCCGGGGATGAACCTGATCGAGGTCGAGCGCTGCCCCGGTGGGGTGCGCTTCGGTGCCATCGAGTTGCCGCTGGCCGATGCCCTCAACCGGCGCCTGACCGAGTGCCCGGACAAGCGCCTGCAGGCCGGCATCCGCCCGGAGTTCGTGCACGTCTGGGAGGGCCCCTACGAGGGGGCTTTCTGCAGTGAGGTGGTACATGTGGAGGACCTGGGCACCTACAAGATCCTCACCCTGCGCCTGGGCGAGCAGCTGCTCAAGGCGCGCCTGCAGGAGGACCAGCAGGTGCCGCACAGGCAGGCGTACATCAGCTTCCCGGCGCAGTGGCTGCTGCTCTACGCCGACGACGTGCTGGTCGACAGCGCACAGGCGGAGGAGCGGGCATGAACAAGGTGCACAACAACCGGGCCTGGTGGCTGGTGCTGCCGGTCTTCCTGCTGGTGGCCTTCAGCGCCATCGTGCCGATGATGACGGTGGTCAACTACTCGGTGCAGGACATCTTCGACCAGTCCAGCCGCTACTTCGTCGGCGTCGACTGGTTCCGCCAGGTGCTGCAGGACACGCGCCTGCACGACTCGCTGCTGCGCCAGTTCATCTACTCGGCCTGCGTGCTGCTGATCGAGATTCCCCTGGGGATAGGCATCGCCCTGTGCATGCCGACCAAGGGGCGCTGGGCCTCGCTGTGCCTGATCCTCATGGCCATTCCGCTGCTGATCCCGTGGAACGTGGTCGGCACCATCTGGCAGATCTTCGGCCGCGCCGACATCGGCCTGCTGGGCTGGAGCCTGAACGAGCTGGGGGTGGCCTACAACTATGCCTCCGACACCGGCGACGCCTGGGTCACGGTGCTGGTCATGGACGTGTGGCACTGGACCTCGCTGGTGGCGCTGCTGTGCTACTCCGGCCTGCGGGCGATCCCCGATGTCTACTACCAGGCGGCGCGCATCGACCGCGCCTCGGCCTGGGCGGTGTTTCGT includes:
- a CDS encoding glutamine--tRNA ligase/YqeY domain fusion protein — protein: MSKPETPAATNFLRPIVQADLDSGKHTKIITRFPPEPNGYLHIGHAKSICLNFGLAKEFGGECNLRFDDTNPAKEDQEYIDAIKSDVQWLGFQWAGQEHYASDYFDQLHDWAVALIEAGKAYVCDLSPEQAREYRGNLTEPGKNSPFRERSVEENLDLFARMKAGEFPDGARALRAKIDMASPNMNLRDPILYRIRHAHHHQTGDKWCIYPSYDFTHGQSDAIEGITHSICTLEFEDHRPLYEWFLANLPVPAQPRQYEFARLNLNYTITSKRKLKQLVDEQHVEGWDDPRMSTLSGYRRRGYTPASIRTFCDMIGVNRAGGVVDIGMLEFAIREDLDANAARAMCVLKPLKVVISNYPEGQVENLELPRHPKQDMGVRVLPFSRELYIDASDFEEVPPAGFKRLVPGGEVRLRGSYVIRADEAIKDADGNIVELRCSYDENTLGKNPEGRKVKGVIHWVPAAESVECEVRLYDRLFRSANPEKVEEGASFLDNINPESLTVLKGCRAEPSLAQAQPEERFQFEREGYFCADLKDSQPGAPVFNRTVTLRDSWGGQ
- the cysS gene encoding cysteine--tRNA ligase — protein: MALSIYNTLSKTKDVFKPLVDNQVRMYVCGMTVYDFCHIGHARVMVAFDVIARWLRHSGYQLNYVRNITDIDDKIIKRAQENGEPFEALVERMIAAMHEDEARLAVLRPDQEPRATGHIAGMHQMIQTLIDKGFAYAPGNGDVYYRVGKFVGYGKLSRKKIEDLRVGARIEVDESKQDPLDFVLWKGAKPGEPSWDSPWGKGRPGWHIECSVMSTCCLGETFDIHGGGPDLVFPHHENEIAQSEAATGKLYAKAWMHAGAVRVDGEKMSKSLGNFFTIREVLEKYHPEVVRYLLVASHYRSPINYSEDSLKEAKGALERFYHALRGLPEVAPVGGEAFALRFSAAMDDDFNSPEACAVLFEMAREVNRLRDADLPAAAGLAARLKQLAGLLGVLQLEADAFLQAGAGGKVDAAEVEALIAARLQARAEKNWGESDRIRDQLGAMGVVLEDGKGGTTWRLAE
- a CDS encoding DEAD/DEAH box helicase, yielding MLSAVRRYKVLVSDALVRCFPRTTAYLRGESAAGPGAPGAKGPARPKQGGAGKVQGAAARKPAKPRGTSKKAPTAGIYGRAGMKVEEHQVQAMREKVAQAVAAGLIGPPSDEQWAMILSDRPLTRIFAGAGSGKSTTLVLRVVFMLAHLGIDPARLTVISFTNASCAELRAQLRRVLRVWQYPFDDAAARRCVRTFHSAMAALAREVLGTPLWFEQLDDKGAAQEPDNPLAASRLRPAQRRLLQQAYQRCYDEEAQFRLRVHALLGLPEPVPGAPVAKAPLDGYRLDGEFTPVPLFEAFYAQAGFMQSIAIELDRMRPETLAGTGRERLFVEALLQFWRVFEACLAERGLMTFDGAFLRLTRMFEAGGTATSSAPLAPLGHLLIDEFQDISPQIVRWLRAVHGNLARQGEAVSLMAIGDDWQSIYGWRGSSPELFMEFDRHFPSRGRANRSQVLLLATNYRSVAPVLRDAELVLDAVAVKQAKSSMAFRAVRPGDHGVRLQTGFDIKQHLPRLLREIEAQCAAVASRGTAERTAVLVLSRRNEPLRAIKAALDSHLSVKAYSIHRAKGLQAEVAIIVDDCAAPQTHPLRNALYAYSGLFRNSYDQAMQDESLRLAYVAITRGVSRVVWFTRRPQGATQLLASRAGRQGREAC
- a CDS encoding sigma-54-dependent Fis family transcriptional regulator, translating into MKDAAQALPHATIIQDSWARCREHGLSHHSAPDFSRPPDGEVSALLDRQQFLVQTTHREVLPYYENILANSNCLIMLADSQGQLLQSWGDRRFVEPALASGFVAGARWLERHAGTNAIGTALSSTQAVHIQHDEHFLKANRFMTGSASPIFDAQRQMIGVLDVSSDSYLPPSHTLGMVKMMSQSVENRLILNLFQGRYFQLIFNTGLNNLESQWAGLLIFDETGLVVSANRRADTLLGISLSRVTLESLFGVPLRQLLNQPEGLPFALRAAGRYRFHGLLKRPQQPAAIQARDFRPAPPPSPANSAQALTLEAIDLGDPRVAKAVRQAERLLEKDIPILVHGETGVGKEVFVKALHQASSRAGQALIAVNCAAIPAELVESELFGYEKGAFTGASQKGSIGLIRKAHKGTLFLDEIGDMPLRVQARLLRVLQERCVQPLGSSELYPVDIRLISATNRPLRQDVDGGLFRQDLYYRISGLNLELPPLRERSDKQALFQRLWDQHREVGQGAGLSREVLELFERHPWPGNLRQLGSVLQVALAMAEDQPIRAEHLPDDFFADLAGRPEPGVVRPRHGPADGAGDHDLASQYQACAGNISHLARRLGVSRNTLYKRLRAQGLKP
- a CDS encoding ABC transporter ATP-binding protein gives rise to the protein MSLTLEHVSRIVDNQVYIDDACLTFEPGSFNVLLGRTLAGKTSLMRLMAGLDRPSSGRILMSGADVTGVPVRKRNVSMVYQQFINYPTLTVFENIASPLRQAGVGQAEIVQKVEETARMLHIEKLLQRYPLELSGGQQQRTAMARALVKEADLVLFDEPLVNLDYKLREELRQEMRELFQARHTIAIYATTEPNEALALGGTTTVLHEGRVVQSGKTAEVYHRPQQVLAAELFSEPPINLLGGHISATEVSFEEAVHFPRNPDLDELDEGAYRFGVRPSHIGLVPSNDDDLELAVTVELAEISGSETFLHVGNEHVSLVLHLPGVHEYDVDTPILIYIPTHKLFVFDSRDRLAQAPSRRMGRGA
- a CDS encoding ABC transporter ATP-binding protein, producing MAEIRLHNLAHSYSRTPAGPQDYAIREMNHVWEQGGAYALLGPSGCGKSTLLNIISGLLSPSEGQVLFDAKEVNRLPPEQRNIAQVFQFPVVYDTMTVFDNLAFPLRNQGLAEAKVLSKVHEIAEVLDLHPLLHKKARNLTADEKQKVSMGRGLVRDDVSAILFDEPLTVIDPHLKWKLRRKLKQIHEQFNITMVYVTHDQLEASTFADKIAVMYGGQIVQFGTPRELFERPSHTFVGYFIGSPGMNLIEVERCPGGVRFGAIELPLADALNRRLTECPDKRLQAGIRPEFVHVWEGPYEGAFCSEVVHVEDLGTYKILTLRLGEQLLKARLQEDQQVPHRQAYISFPAQWLLLYADDVLVDSAQAEERA
- a CDS encoding carbohydrate ABC transporter permease, whose amino-acid sequence is MNKVHNNRAWWLVLPVFLLVAFSAIVPMMTVVNYSVQDIFDQSSRYFVGVDWFRQVLQDTRLHDSLLRQFIYSACVLLIEIPLGIGIALCMPTKGRWASLCLILMAIPLLIPWNVVGTIWQIFGRADIGLLGWSLNELGVAYNYASDTGDAWVTVLVMDVWHWTSLVALLCYSGLRAIPDVYYQAARIDRASAWAVFRHIQLPKLKSVLLIAVMLRFMDSFMIYTEPFVLTGGGPGNATTFLSQTLTQMAVGQFDLGPAAAFSLVYFLIILLVSWLFYTAMTHDDKQR